The region CCTTATCACTTACTGTTATCTGGCACGAATTGCTTAAGTTACCATCCTGAAGTGATACTGTTATTATTGCTGTTCCTGCTTTTAATGCTGTTATTTTGCCATTTGCATCTACGCTTACTACACTAGAATCACTTGAAAACCACTCCACCGATTTATCTGTTACATTTTCAGGAGTAATTGTCGGTATTAAATTAAATGTTTGTCCAACTGTTAAAGAATATGTGCTTACATTTAGATTAATTCCAGTTGGTATTGGTCCAACAGTTACTTTTTCCGTAGCAATGTCACTTGAATTTCCTGCATTATCAATAGTTTTAGCATTTATAGTATATGTGCCCTCTTCCAATGTAACAGGATGAGCATACTTAATCCAATCCCCACCGTTTATCTGATAATCAGTTTCTTTTACGCCTGACTCAAAATCACTTCCGTCGGCAATAGTTAGCATTTCTTTGTCTACAGTAATGGTTGGCTTACTTGGTCCCGTTGTATCTACAGGTGCACCACTTCCTGTTAAAGTCTGTTCCCATGACAACTTATACTTTTTAGAGCCATCTCCTAATTGTCCATTATAATTACAACCACAAGCCCAAAGTGTACCATCTGCTTTCAATGCCAATGAATGATCATTACCGCAAGCAACTTTTGAAAATCCAATTCCAACTTGCGTCCATATAGACTTACCATCTGTAGAGCCATCACCTAATTCTCCGTAATGATTTGTCCCACAGCTCCACAAAGTACCATCTGTTTTTACAGCCAATGAATGAGTATCACCAATAGAAATTTCTGAAAAACCTGAACCTATTTGTTCCCATGATATTCTATTGCTTGATTCTCCATTGCTCTTGCCATCTCCTAATTCTCCATCTCCATTAAATCCACAGCCCCAAAGGCTTCCATCTGTTTTTATTCCAAGTGAACTATAGTATCCAGCCACAATTTTAGTGAAGCCTGAGCCTACCTGCTCCCATGATGTTTCATTTATGGTACTACCGTCACCTAATTCTCCATAGTTATTAAATCCACAGGCCCACAAAGTACCATCTGTCTTTAGAGCTAATGAATGAGCTTCACCACAAGAAATTTTTGAAAATCCAGAACCTACCTGTTCCCACGATGTTTTATAAGTTTTACTTCCATCGCCTAATTCTCCGTCTGAATTAAATCCACAAGCCCAAAGAGTGCCATCTGCCTTTAATGCCAGTGAATGATTACCTTTAGAATCAACATCTGAAAATCCTGTTCCCACTTGCTCCCATGATGTCTTACAATCTGTGGTTCCATCTCCTAGTTCTCCCCAGTGATTAGCTCCACAAGCCCAAAGTGTACCATCTGCCTTTAGTGCTATCGTGTCATATCTACTAGAAGAAACTTTAATAAATCCAGAGCCTAACTGTTCCCATGATGCTTTATCAATCTTAGTGCCATCACCTAGCTGCCCATAATCATTACGTCCGCATCCCCAAAGACTTCCGTCTGCCTTTACAACAAAAGATCCTCCTCCAGCAGACATATTATTTATGGTGTTTTCAGCAGCATAAACTTTAAGGTTGTCCTTTAAAGAAACATGACCATCTTTATTTATGCTTAAATTAGGAGCTGTTACTCCAATGCCTAAACCAATAGCAGCAATAAGTACATTCATAAATACTTGTTTAATCCTATTCATAATTTCCTCCATGTTTTATTAATTTTAAATATTACAATTATAGTTATCGTTATATATTTTTGTAATATTATATACTAAATTACAAAAGTTCTATGAATATGTACAAATATTCTGTCAACTATTTTTTAGGCAAAATAAAAGAGCACATTCACTGCCATGCTCTTCTTGTTATAAACATTTTAAATAATACTATGCTCCTAAAAACCATAAACATTTCTTATGCCACGAACATTCCCCGCAAACATCCTGTGCCTCTTTTTTATTTTTTAGTCTTTTATTCACCATATCAATTAACTCACCTGTACAAATTTCTTTCCCTGCTTGTAAGTTTAATTTCTCTAAAACCTTTTTATCTATAGTATGTACTTTATCAGAATCTTTACATTTCCCATTTGCATTTCTAGGACATGCTCTACAAATATCATCACATTCATCAACCAATACTATATTAGAGCCTTCATTTTTCTTTAAGTATTCTACTACCTCCGTCATGTTTTTTACAAAATCATCACTATATCCATATCCCTGAAATCCCTGCATACACAAAAAATGATGTGCTCTTAATCTTAATTTTGCTTTGCACATACTTTGCCTCCTAACTATTATCTTGTTAATTCTATATAAATTATCATACTCGGTGTTTGAGCGAAGCTCATTATCCTTCTTTACTAAATACAGTATATCTTTAAATTCAAGCCCATTAATTTAATATCGGCTATCATATAATATATCCAAACCTCGTATATGATAATTATCCTTCTTAACTTCATATGGTCAATCTCTTAATCTACGTCACTTTCAACCCTTATAGGTACTCTAAAAACTTACATTAGATAATAATTATAATTCAGCAAAGTTTAGTTTCAATTCCTTATAGGTATTCTAAAACCTAAAATTATTATTAAGTTGTTTCCTATATAAGACATCGTTTCAATCCCTTATAGTTATTCTAAAACCCCATCAACTATACAATACTCCTACCTTCAGCAAAAAGTCAACATTTTCCAAAACTTGCTTCACTTTATTAAAAATCAATCTTAACCCGCTATATTAAGCCAAACCTAAAAATCGTCGACCCCCCGTGTTTTTACACTACTAAAGGTGGACGACTCTTTTCAATTCTTTTGTATATGGCTCTATTAAAGTTTTACATTAATATCTAGTTAAATATATCAACCTAAAACTATTGTTCACTTATTTCTCAATTTCTTTATTTCATCAATAGAAAGTCCTACTTTCATTGCTATGGTTTCATCATCTAAGACATCCAAAAAATTTCTTGCTATACTTAGCCTTGCTTGAAAATCCCCTTCTATTCTTCCATTTCTCTCAGTTGCTTTTATTTGTGCCCTGTAATCCATAAGTGCCTTTAAATCATTTTCATATATAATTTTATAATATCTATCAAGCCTATTTTTTATTTCTTCAACATTTATATATCTTGCTTCCCTTATAGTTTCTTTACCATTCACAAATACGATAACAGCTGGAAGTGTAAACACACTATATGATGCAGCTAACTTTATATTTCCCTCTACATCGATTTGAACTGTTTTAATATTCGGATATAGTTTAAGCACTTTATCTAGTTCTGGCTTTATAACCTTGCACACGCCGCAGCTTTTACTTGAAAAGTATAAAAGTAAAATTTCATTGTCATTTATTAAGCCTTCTATTTCTTCTTTTAAATATACTTTACCCAATTTTATATCTCCACCTTTTTTCATTTAAAGTTAATAACTAATTTTCCGTCCTTATAACTTGCACCAGAGATTTCTTTGGAGTGAAGTTTTTGAGGAAGTACAAAATTTCGCTTTTCATTCTTTATGGATATGCTGAGTTCATCGCTGCGCTGATACAAATCCATATCCTTTTTATCAATGAAAGGCACACTTATAGAGAAATTCCAGCTATCATCAGAAGCTTTTTCTATTTCAAATATCTTTCCTTCAAATAATATATCACATGGATTTACTTCATTATAAATATGATTTCCAAGGTAAAAAAGTTTTTCACATCCCCTTACTTCATCATTCATAAGTTCAACCTTAAAAACTGGAATCGGATTAAAACTCTGGCATATATCTTGTATACTATCATTTTGGAGTGCAAACCATTTTTGAAAATATCCAGAAGCACCTTCCTTTGAAAATATCTTATTTACTATAATAGCATCTACATTAAAACCAAACAAATGAAAATAGGAAAAACTTTTTTTAGCTTCCTTTACAACTATTTTTTCTGGAGTTGTTACTATTCTTATACTCACCTGTGTTTTGTCTAGCATAAATTTATGAAGTTCATCGATTTTAGAATATAGAAGATCTATTTCATCAAAGGTTTCATCATCTGGGACAGGAATTTTTATGGTACTTTCAACTACAGGTTTTGCAATCTTAGCTGCTTTTCTTTTCATAGGAAATATTTTTTCCATCCACCATTTAAAAAGCTCAGGGAATTTCAAAAGTGACATAGTTTCACCTGTTGGAGCGCAATCCACAATTAAAATATCAAAATTTCCTTCGTCATTAATTTCCTTCATTTTAATTAATGAAAGCAATTCATCAAAGCCAGGAAATACAAGTAGCTCCTCATTTTCTATAGTATCGTCATTTTTTGAAAACATAATCTTCTTCAAATAACCTTTAAGCTTACCCCACTTAGCTTCATTTTCCAAAACGGTATCTATTTCAACGGCATACAGATTTTTTTCTATTTCAAGAGGTTTATTGGAAAGCTTTTTCTCAAAAGAATCTCCAAGGCTGTGTGCCTGATCTGTACTCATTATAAGAACTTTTTTACCCTCTCTTGCCATTTTTAAAGCCGTTGCAGCAGATATACTTGTCTTTCCAACTCCGCCTTTACCCGTATATAATATAATTCTCATTTTCCCATCACCCTCCTAATTTATATTAACCTTTTTACATTCCTTGGCTTTACCTTCCGGCTTATCCTCAAATGTCTCAAGTATAATTTCCTTTAAAACGCCAGCAGCTTCTCTCTCAAAATCGTCAACTCTATTTTTTATAGGTTCCGGCAGTATCTCCTTGATTGCACTGCATCTAAGCATTTCCGATTTTATCATTTTCTTTACAAATTCTTTATTCATTTAAATCACTCTCCTCATTCTCAAAATATACAGATAAAATTCCACCATCAAGCTTAGCCCTATTCACAGAGTATTTTCTTAAAACCTCTGGCATTGGAACATTCCTTTTAAAATTTCCTATCTTAATTATGAGTTCATCATTGCCCTCACTTAGGTCAACTTCATTTTTTTCTGCAAATGGTACTTTTATATCAAGTCTATAACCATCATCTATTTTTCTAAATACTTCATTTTCTTCCGACTTTAAAACTTTAAATATATTTTTATCATTCAAAGAATCCTCTGCTATTTTATAAAGCCCTTCAAGCCCATTTATATCGGTAGGATACCATTTGATTTTATAAATAGGTATATTTGAAAAAGTTTCTTTAAGGATTTCCACATATTTTTTCTGAACCTCTTTCCATTTATCAAAAAAACTGTTGTCAATTTTCTCTGGTAAAATCCTATTTACATATAGTCCATCCACATTAAAATTATAAAGATTCAAGTACATATAATTTCTCTTTGTTTCATCTACAACCATTTTTTCAGGAATAGTTACAAGCCTGATACTGCACACTTCTCTATTCTTTAACAATCCTTCAAGTTCTCCAAGCTTAACGTACAATTTTTCTATATCATTTAACGCCGCATTACTTGGAAGTTCAAGTTTAAACACAGCTTTAGAAATAGGTCTTAAAACTTTCATGGCTATCTTGCCTATTGGGAACATCTTTTCCATGTACCAGGACAACATTTCTGGCATTTTTAAAAGTGAAAGTGTTTCTCCCGTTGGCGCGCAATCCACAATTATAAGGTCATAATTCTCTTCATCATAAATTTTTTTAATTTTCAAAAGAGAAAACAGTTCCTCCATACCTGGAAATACTACTATATCATCAAAACTTTCTTTATCTTCACTGCTTTCAAAGGTTAACATTTTCTTAAATGCCTCGGAAATAGTACCATAGTAAAATTCCATTTCATGATTTGGATCTATTTCAAGCGCCCATAGATTTTTTTCTACTTCTTTAGGTTCCTTCTCTAGATTTTTCATAAATATATCACTTAAGTTATGAGCCATATCTGTGCTGACTATTAAAGTTTTCATGCCTTCTCTTGCCGCTTTAGCTGCATGTGCTGCTGCCGTACTGGTCTTTCCAACTCCACCTTTACCTGTGAAAATTATAATTCTGGACATATTATCCCTCCATTTATTCTTTTTAAGAATTGTTCTTGCATCGAAGTATTTATTTTAAAAATAAAGTGCGATAATTCTCACTCTATTTCTATTTTTTTAATCTTTTTCTTTTGCTTTTTTTCATCTTTAGAATATAATTGTTCTATCAAAACATTCCTTACTTTGCTGAAAATACTTACTGCAGCAGTCTTTTCATCCTCTGTAAGCTCTTTATAAATCTTTTTTATAATTTTTATTATT is a window of Clostridium pasteurianum DNA encoding:
- a CDS encoding ArsA family ATPase, whose protein sequence is MSRIIIFTGKGGVGKTSTAAAHAAKAAREGMKTLIVSTDMAHNLSDIFMKNLEKEPKEVEKNLWALEIDPNHEMEFYYGTISEAFKKMLTFESSEDKESFDDIVVFPGMEELFSLLKIKKIYDEENYDLIIVDCAPTGETLSLLKMPEMLSWYMEKMFPIGKIAMKVLRPISKAVFKLELPSNAALNDIEKLYVKLGELEGLLKNREVCSIRLVTIPEKMVVDETKRNYMYLNLYNFNVDGLYVNRILPEKIDNSFFDKWKEVQKKYVEILKETFSNIPIYKIKWYPTDINGLEGLYKIAEDSLNDKNIFKVLKSEENEVFRKIDDGYRLDIKVPFAEKNEVDLSEGNDELIIKIGNFKRNVPMPEVLRKYSVNRAKLDGGILSVYFENEESDLNE
- a CDS encoding Ig-like domain-containing protein, yielding MNRIKQVFMNVLIAAIGLGIGVTAPNLSINKDGHVSLKDNLKVYAAENTINNMSAGGGSFVVKADGSLWGCGRNDYGQLGDGTKIDKASWEQLGSGFIKVSSSRYDTIALKADGTLWACGANHWGELGDGTTDCKTSWEQVGTGFSDVDSKGNHSLALKADGTLWACGFNSDGELGDGSKTYKTSWEQVGSGFSKISCGEAHSLALKTDGTLWACGFNNYGELGDGSTINETSWEQVGSGFTKIVAGYYSSLGIKTDGSLWGCGFNGDGELGDGKSNGESSNRISWEQIGSGFSEISIGDTHSLAVKTDGTLWSCGTNHYGELGDGSTDGKSIWTQVGIGFSKVACGNDHSLALKADGTLWACGCNYNGQLGDGSKKYKLSWEQTLTGSGAPVDTTGPSKPTITVDKEMLTIADGSDFESGVKETDYQINGGDWIKYAHPVTLEEGTYTINAKTIDNAGNSSDIATEKVTVGPIPTGINLNVSTYSLTVGQTFNLIPTITPENVTDKSVEWFSSDSSVVSVDANGKITALKAGTAIITVSLQDGNLSNSCQITVSDKAPTSTITLNKLVDSLAVGGSDTLTAETTPKDAASQGIKWSSSDSSVASVDANGKVTALKAGTAVITAVLQDGSNASASCTVNVESVEVKTVMLTINMTNNTSKQFKISEDVFNDFLSWYDARSNNETKKSYYTFTIPATESSPEKRSFIPFTAIEDFDAE
- a CDS encoding DUF1284 domain-containing protein, whose protein sequence is MCKAKLRLRAHHFLCMQGFQGYGYSDDFVKNMTEVVEYLKKNEGSNIVLVDECDDICRACPRNANGKCKDSDKVHTIDKKVLEKLNLQAGKEICTGELIDMVNKRLKNKKEAQDVCGECSWHKKCLWFLGA
- a CDS encoding ArsA family ATPase; translated protein: MRIILYTGKGGVGKTSISAATALKMAREGKKVLIMSTDQAHSLGDSFEKKLSNKPLEIEKNLYAVEIDTVLENEAKWGKLKGYLKKIMFSKNDDTIENEELLVFPGFDELLSLIKMKEINDEGNFDILIVDCAPTGETMSLLKFPELFKWWMEKIFPMKRKAAKIAKPVVESTIKIPVPDDETFDEIDLLYSKIDELHKFMLDKTQVSIRIVTTPEKIVVKEAKKSFSYFHLFGFNVDAIIVNKIFSKEGASGYFQKWFALQNDSIQDICQSFNPIPVFKVELMNDEVRGCEKLFYLGNHIYNEVNPCDILFEGKIFEIEKASDDSWNFSISVPFIDKKDMDLYQRSDELSISIKNEKRNFVLPQKLHSKEISGASYKDGKLVINFK
- a CDS encoding thioredoxin family protein, producing MGKVYLKEEIEGLINDNEILLLYFSSKSCGVCKVIKPELDKVLKLYPNIKTVQIDVEGNIKLAASYSVFTLPAVIVFVNGKETIREARYINVEEIKNRLDRYYKIIYENDLKALMDYRAQIKATERNGRIEGDFQARLSIARNFLDVLDDETIAMKVGLSIDEIKKLRNK